One region of Purpureocillium takamizusanense chromosome 4, complete sequence genomic DNA includes:
- a CDS encoding uncharacterized protein (COG:S~antiSMASH:Cluster_4.1~TransMembrane:1 (o54-74i)~EggNog:ENOG503P1EW): MPFRTSANSRFCFDFDTKSLRRLENQPFLLSEDEDFKRWDSGKVRTFNEMKGDIGLNSAFLAVLIFKAIMIHGIDISRRPNLNYDLNKWVCIAFSVRTHTTQDLLGEPALEGVHSDGADHTLVTLLGADNMTSTSAATFLHSMDEVTGTPLREASPLKIVGRNRHGSCLDTMMIVDHERKHSLTAVYAEDKTRRATRDVLIFFTRKPYLETHPAISIDSLKSHASLGVELPLLDLS; encoded by the coding sequence ATGCCCTTCCGCACTAGCGCAAACTCTCGTTTCTGCTTTGATTTCGACACGAAGTCCTTGCGCCGACTCGAGAACCAGCCCTTCCTGCTCTCTGAGGATGAGGACTTTAAGCGTTGGGACTCCGGCAAGGTTCGAACTTTTAACGAGATGAAAGGCGACATCGGCCTCAACAGCGCCTTTCTGGCGGTGCTCATTTTCAAAGCCATCATGATTCACGGCATCGATATCTCCAGGCGCCCGAACCTCAACTATGACTTGAATAAATGGGTATGTATCGCATTCAGTGTTCGGACGCATACTACACAGGATCTCCTCGGTGAACCGGCTCTGGAGGGTGTGCATTCCGATGGAGCGGATCACACCCTGGTcaccctcctcggcgccgacaacaTGACCTCCACTAGCGCGGCCACCTTCCTACATAGTATGGACGAAGTCACAGGCACCCCGCTGAGAGAGGCGTCCCCGCTCAAGATTGTTGGCCGCAATAGGCATGGCTCGTGCCTGGATACCATGATGATAGTGGATCATGAGCGTAAGCATAGCCTGACGGCGGTTTATGCCGAGGACaagacgaggcgagcgacTCGCGATGTATTAATCTTCTTCACGCGCAAGCCGTATCTCGAGACGCACCCGGCGATCTCCATTGACTCCTTAAAATCGCATGCCAGTCTCGGCGTGGAACTTCCATTGCTTGACCTAAGCTGA
- a CDS encoding uncharacterized protein (SMCOG1034:cytochrome P450~antiSMASH:Cluster_4.1~EggNog:ENOG503P210~COG:Q): MASARAKFPKDPFRIQTDLGEVLMLPPHLADEIRNAPQLNFTTAIVEDDHGTLRGFDFASMNTQTLIRNVAQRQLTKYLIIVTKPLSEETALAVSINFGDSIEWHEVMLKQAVNNVISRISSRVFLGDQICRNEQWLHLTELYSERFMHAGAQLRIWPRYLRPLVHWFLPECRRLRATQREAVRIIAPVVEARKKAKRDALAADEPVPVFNDALDWSEDEARVKRLSYDPAIVQLSLAIAAIHTTADLTEQFVLDIAQNPQYFAPLREEIIRCLREGGWKKSSLYNMKLLDSAIKESQRLKPSSIASMRRRVERQMILSNGIKLKAGDRIAVDSHRMWDPTLHEEPGRWDPYRFLSMRTADPAKENSAALLVTTSPDHLGFGHGRDACPGRFFAANEVKVALCHMIVKYEWELVPGTETKPNMMGLIAESSPTARITIRRRHNPELNIDSL; this comes from the exons atggcgagcgcgagggcgaagTTTCCAAAGGACCCGTTCCGCATCCAGACAGACCTCGGAGAGGTGCTAATGTTGCCACCACATCTGGCTGATGAGATCCGGAACGCGCCACAACTGAACTTCACGACCGCCATCGTTGAG GACGACCACGGTACGCTACGCGGGTTCGACTTCGCGAGCATGAACACGCAAACACTCATACGCAACGTGGCGCAGAGACAATTGACCAAATATTTGA TCATCGTGACGAAACCCCTGTCGGAAGAGACGGCGTTGGCCGTTTCGATCAACTTCGGGGATTCAATAG AATGGCACGAGGTGATGCTAAAGCAGGCCGTGAACAACGTCATCTCGCGCATCTCCTCGCGCGTGTTCCTAGGCGACCAGATCTGCCGCAACGAGCAGTGGCTGCACCTAACGGAACTCTACAGCGAGAGGTTCATGCACGCGGGCGCCCAGCTCCGCATCTGGCCGCGGTATCTACGGCCCCTCGTGCACTGGTTCCTCCCAGAGTGTCGGAGGCTGCGGGCGACGCAGCGGGAAGCGGTGCGCATCATCGCGCCCGTGGTCGAGGCACGGAAGAAGGCGAAGCGGGACGCGCTCGCAGCCGATGAGCCCGTCCCTGTCTTTaacgacgccctcgactggtccgaggacgaggccaggGTCAAGCGGCTGAGCTACGACCCGGCCATCGTCCAGCTGAGCCTGGCAATAGCCGCCATCCACACCACAGCCGACCTGACCGAGCAGTTCGTGCTCGATATCGCCCAGAACCCACAGTATTTCGCCCCGCTGCGTGAGGAGATCATCCGCTGTCTGAGGGAGGGCGGCTGGAAGAAGTCCTCCCTCTACAACATGAAGCTTCTCGATAGCGCTATTAAGGAATCCCAGAGGCTGAAGCCCAGCAGTATCG CCTCCATGCGCCGCCGGGTCGAGCGCCAAATGATACTGTCCAACGGGATCAAGCTGAAGGCGGGCGACCGCATCGCGGTAGATTCGCACCGGATGTGGGACCCGACTTTGCACGAGGAGCCGGGGCGGTGGGACCCGTACCGGTTCCTATCGATGCGAACGGCGGACCCGGCCAAGGAGAACTCGGCGGCGCTACTCgtgacgacgtcgccggaCCACCTCGGCTTCGGGCACGGGCGCGACGCCTGCCCCGgccgcttcttcgccgccaaTGAGGTCAAGGTCGCCCTCTGCCACATGATCGTCAAGTACGAGTGGGAACTCGTCCCCGGTACCGAGACCAAGCCTAACATGATGGGCCTCATCGCCGAATCGTCCCCCACCGCCCGCAtcaccatccgccgccgccacaaccCCGAGCTCAATATCGATTCCCTCTGA
- a CDS encoding uncharacterized protein (COG:S~antiSMASH:Cluster_4.1~EggNog:ENOG503P3B4) — MRPTDRPLTDFDCLTFDCYGTLIDWEGGIYQALAPLYTQLPDDHPLRHDRAHLLGTFIKNEDIVRSANPTALYQDVLGETYGRLAEELGVAASAADKVAFGGGAGDWPIYPDTLDALKRLQKHFKLVILSNVDNDNFNRTVMQQFKHFKFDAIYTAEDIGSYKPDARNFEYLITYCQEDLGVTREKIVHVAQAFFHDHIPARAAGLATAWIERGENVPSAIGGKLDEFAGRVSFSWRFKNMGEMADAFQLLKDKD, encoded by the coding sequence ATGCGTCCTACCGATCGGCCTCTTACAGACTTCGACTGCCTTACCTTTGACTGCTATGGAACTCTTATAGACTGGGAAGGCGGCATTTATCAAGCATTAGCCCCTCTTTATACGCAGCTACCAGACGACCACCCTCTCCGCCACGATCGGGCCCATCTTCTAGGGACCTTTATCAAGAATGAGGATATCGTGCGGTCTGCAAATCCCACAGCACTATATCAAGATGTTCTCGGCGAAACGTACGGACGTTTGGCCGAGGAACTCGGTGTCGCCGCGTCTGCAGCGGACAAGGTAGcgttcggcggcggggccggcgaCTGGCCAATCTATCCCGACACCCTAGACGCCTTGAAGCGACTACAAAAGCACTTTAAGCTTGTTATCTTATCTAACGTGGATAATGATAACTTCAACCGTACCGTGATGCAGCAGTTCAAGCACTTCAAATTCGATGCTATCTATACGGCGGAGGACATTGGCTCATACAAGCCAGACGCTCGCAACTTCGAGTACCTGATTACATACTGCCAAGAAGATTTAGGCGTCACACGTGAGAAAATTGTTCACGTGGCGCAAGCTTTTTTTCACGACCACATCCCCGCGAGGGCTGCTGGACTGGCGACCGCATGGATCGAGCGTGGTGAGAACGTGCCGAGCGCTATAGGAGGCAAGCTGGACGAATTTGCGGGTAGAGTGTCTTTCTCATGGCGCTTTAAGAACATGGGAGAGATGGCGGATGCATTCCAACTTTTGAAGGATAAGGACTGA